The stretch of DNA AGGCAGCCGTCGCCGCCAGCATCCCGCTGACCGTCCCGGCGCTGACGCTCAACGCGGTCTGCCTGTCCGGCACCGAGGCCGTCGCGGCGGCCGCCGCGCTGCTCGCGTCCGGCGAGGCGCAGATCGTCGTCGCGCTCGGCATGGAGTCGATGTCCCTGGCGCCGCACGCCTGGCCCGGCGCCCGTGCCGGTGCCCGGTACGGCGCGGTCGAGCTGCTCGACACCCTCGAGCACGACGGTCTGACCGATGCCTTCGAGCACAGGTCCATGGGCGCCTCGACGGAGGACGGCAACACCGACCTCGGGCTGGACCGTGCCTCGCAGGACGCCTGGGCGGCGCTCTCGCACCAGCGGGCGGAGGCGTCGCGCGACCTGGTCGCCCCGGAGATCACGCCTGTCGAGGTGGGTGGGCGTCGCCCCACCAGCGTCACGACCGACGACGGTGTGCGACCCGGCACCACGGTGGAGTCGCTGACCGCCCTGCGCCCGGCGTTCCGCCTCGACGGCACGATCACCGCCGGCAACTCCTCCCAGGTCACCGATGGCGCGGCGGCACTGGTTCTCATGACCTCGCAGGCTGCGGCCGACCGGGGCATCACCGGGCTGGCCACGGTCGAGGCGCACGCCCTCGTCGCCGGTCCGGACGTGCGGCTGCACGGCCAGCCCGCCGCCGCCATCCGCACCGCCCTGGCTCGCGTGGGCGCGACCCCCGCGGACCTGCGGGCGGTGGAGATCAACGAGGCGTTCGCGGCGGTCGCCGTGCACTCCACGGCGCAGCTGGGCGTGGACACCGCGATCGTCAACCCCTGGGGCGGGGCCATCGCGCTCGGCCACCCGATCGGCGCGTCGGGCGCCCGGATCGTCGGGACGCTGGCAAGGCAGCTCGTCGCCCTTCAGGAGTCCGGCCCGGACGCCCCGCTGGGTGCCGCCGGCATCTGCGGCGGCGGCGGCCAGGGCAGCGCGATCGTCCTGCGCGCCATCGGCTGAGCGGTTCATCGCACCGGCCGCCCCTGCTCAGGCGGTCAGCGCGATGTACTGCTCCTCGAGGTACTCCAGGATCCCCTCGGAGCTGCCCTCGCGGCCCAGGCCGCTCTGCTTCACCCCGCCGAACGGTGCCGCCGGGTCGCTGACCACGCCGCGGTTGACGGCGACCATCCCCGACTCGAGCCGCCGCGCGACGGCCACCGCGTCGCGCTCCTCGCCGAAGACGTACGCCATCAGCCCGTACTCGGTGTCGTTGGCCATCCGGACGGCCTCGTCCACGTCGTGGTAGCGGACCACCGAGGTGACGGGCCCGAAGATCTCCTGGGTGGTGATCGCGGACCCGTGCCGCACCCCGGTGAGCAGCGTCGGCGCGTAGAACGCACCGCCCTGCGGCGCCGATCCCC from Cellulomonas sp. NTE-D12 encodes:
- a CDS encoding acetyl-CoA C-acyltransferase, producing MSVVVAGYARTPFARYTGALASVPAVELGAAAVRAALARAGVDPHEVDRVVAGQVLQGGAGQNPARQAAVAASIPLTVPALTLNAVCLSGTEAVAAAAALLASGEAQIVVALGMESMSLAPHAWPGARAGARYGAVELLDTLEHDGLTDAFEHRSMGASTEDGNTDLGLDRASQDAWAALSHQRAEASRDLVAPEITPVEVGGRRPTSVTTDDGVRPGTTVESLTALRPAFRLDGTITAGNSSQVTDGAAALVLMTSQAAADRGITGLATVEAHALVAGPDVRLHGQPAAAIRTALARVGATPADLRAVEINEAFAAVAVHSTAQLGVDTAIVNPWGGAIALGHPIGASGARIVGTLARQLVALQESGPDAPLGAAGICGGGGQGSAIVLRAIG